The Anaeromyxobacter sp. Fw109-5 genomic interval CTTCCGGAACATGAGCGAGCAGGACGACCACACCGAGCTGCTCATCTTCATCACCCCCCGCATCCTGAACCGGGCGGCGACCGCCGTCGCCGCGGGGAACTAGGAGCTGCCATGAAGACGAGACTCGCGACCCTCGCCCTCGCCAGCGTCGCGCTCGCCTGCGCGGACAACGGCGCCTCCCTCCAGCCGTTCGCGATCTGCTCCCCGCCGGACAGCGCGACCGAGTGCGTCTTCGACGACGCCTGCGAGACGGTGCACATGGGGCCGCTCATGATGGACCCGGGGCTCGCGTCCATGTCCGTCTTCCTCCAGGTCAACAACCAGCTGCCGAACAACGAGGACCTGTCGGCCGGCCGCCTCAACACCAACGACGCCTACGTGACGGAGTACGAGGTCGAGTGGGAAGGCCCCGCGACGATCGGGGACGTCGTGGGCCAGACGCAGGCCATGGTCCCTGCGGGTGGCAGCACCATCGTCGGGCTCCTCCTGCAGCGCCCGGCGGCCGCCGGACAGGTCGTGGCGAAGCTGCGGCTGAAGGGGCATTACGCGGACCAGTCGGAGTTCGAGACCGCCGCCTACGAGACGCCGCTCATCGTCGGAGCCGTCCCGCCGCCGGTGTGCCCCACGGGCGAGTTGCTGAAGGGCACCTGCGGCGGGAGCGTCGGGCAGGTTCCGCTCGGCTTCGAGTGCGAGGCGCCGGACACCACGACGACCACCCCCACGACGCCTTGACGCGCCGCGTTCCGGCCGAACGCTTGACGTTGCACGCGCGGGCGGGCTAAGTACGAGCCCGCTCCGCGCGTCCGTGCTCGTAATGACGGAGGTTTTTGGCCGGCGGAGCCACCGCACATGAGCTTCCGCGCCCATCTCGAGCAGGTCTGCCGGAGCGTCGACGGAGCCGTCGCGTGCTCGCTCATGGGCATGGACGGGATCGAGATCGACACGCACCTCACCGGCGAGGGCGACGTCGCGGACGTGCGCTCGCTCCTCGTCGAGTACTCGGGCGTCCTGCGCAGCGCGCGCGAGGCGGCCGAGGCGCACGAGGCGGGCGGCGTGGCCGAGGTGGCGATCGCGACCGACAAGCTGCTCGCCGTGGCCCGGCAGGTCTCGCCGGAGTACTTCATGGTGGTCGCGCTGACGCCCGGGGGGAACCTCGGGAAGGCGCGCTACCTGCTCCGCGTCACCGCGCCGAAGCTCGAGGAAGAGCTCTAGGGACGGGCGGCCGACCGTCGGGACAGGCAGCCGCCGCTGCCGCAGCGCGGCGGGCGGATCACTCTCACCCAGACCTTCGAAGGAGCGACACAGCAATGGCAGAGACGCTCGACACCTCGGCGTTCCGCCGCGGCCTCAAGATCGAGATCGATCGGGAGCCGTGGGAGATCATCGAGTTCCAGCACGTGAAGCCGGGGAAGGGCTCGGCGTTCGTGCGGACGCGCATCAAGAACCTCATCACCGGGCGCACGATCGAGAAGACGTTCAAGTCCGGCGACGTGGTGGGCAAGCCCGACATCGACGAGAAGGAGATGCAGTTCCTCTATCGCGAGGGCGACCACTTCAACTTCATGGACAACAAGACCTACGACCAGACGTTCCTCACCGAGGAGCAGATGGGCGAGGCCAGGAACTTCATCAAGGACAACACCACCACGCACATCCTGTTCTTCAACGGGAAGGCGATCGGCGTCACGCTGCCGAACGCGATGGACCTCAAGGTGGTGAAGTGCGACCCGGGCATCCGCGGCGACACGGTGTCCGGCGCCACGAAGCCCGCGACCCTCGAGACCGGCTACGTCGTGAACGTGCCGCTCTTCATCAACGAGGGCGAGATCCTCCGCATCGACACCCGCACCGGCGAGTACCTGACCCGCGTCGCCGGCTAGCCCGCCGCACCTCCCCGCAACGAAGGAGATCCCCCGATGGCGACCCGCCCGCTGAAGCAGCAGCCCCACGTAGCGCAGGAGCCCGCCCGCACCTCCGACACCGCCGCGGGGCAGGGCTTCTCGATGGAGGACGTGAAGAAGCTCGTGGCGCTCGTCGAGAAGAGCGACGTCACGCACATCGCGTGGCAGCGCGGGGTCGAGAAGGTCGTCATCCGCCGCGGCGCCGTCGCCGCGCCGGCGCCGGCCGCGGCTCACCCCGCGCCGGCCCTCCACGCCGCCCCGGTGGCCGCCCCCGTCCCGGCCCCGGCCGCCGCCTTGGCGCCTGCGGGCGCGAAGCCGGAGGCGAAGAGCGACAAGCCGGGCACCATCGTGAGCTCGCCCTTCGTCGGCACGTTCTACCGCGCGCCCTCCCCCGACTCCCCGCCGTTCGTGGAGGTCGGCCAGAAGGTCAAGAAGGGCCAGACGCTCTGCATCGTCGAGGCGATGAAGCTCATGAACGAGATCGAGTCGGAGGTCGACGGGACCGTCGCCGAGATCTTCGTCCAGAACGCCACGCCGGTGGAGTTCGGCGAGCAGCTGTTCCGCGTCGTCCCGGGCTAACCCCCGCCGGAGCCCCGAATGTTCAAGAAGGTCCTCGTCGCGAACCGGGGCGAGATCGCCCTCCGGGTGATCCGCGCCTGCCGTGAGCTCGGCGTCTCCACCGTCGCGGTCCACTCGACCGCGGACGCCGAGTCGCTCCACGTCCGCTTCGCCGACGAGGCCATCTGCATCGGGCCGCCCCAGTCCCGGGACAGCTACCTCAACGTCCGCGCGCTCCTCTCGGCCGCCGACGTCACCGGCGCCGACGCCATCCACCCAGGGTACGGGTTCCTCTCCGAGAACGCCGAGTTCGCGGAGATGGTCACCACGATGAACCTCAAGTTCATCGGGCCGCGCCCGGAGATGATCCGGCTCATGGGGAACAAGGTCGCCGCGCGCGAGGCGGCCGAGAAGGCGGGCCTGCCGCTCCTGCCCGGCGCCCGCGGCAAGCTCAGGGACGCGGAGGAGGCCGAGCGGATCGCGGAGGAGGTCGGCTACCCGGTCATCCTCAAGGCGGCGGCGGGCGGCGGCGGGCGCGGCATGAAGATCTGCCGCGAGCGCGGCCAGATCCGCCAGCTCTTCGAGACCGCCAGCAACGAGGCGCTGTCGGCCTTCGGCGACGGCTCGATGTACCTCGAGCGCTACGTCGAGATGCCGCGCCACATCGAGCTGCAGATCGTGGCCGACGAGCACGGCCGGGTGATCCACCTGGGCGAGCGCGAGTGCTCGGTGCAGCGGCGCCACCAGAAGCTGATCGAGGAGTCGCCTTCACCCGCCGTCACTCCCGAGCTCCGGCGCGAGATGGGCGAGGTGGCGCTCTCGGCCATGAGGAACATCGGCTACAACAACGTGGGGACCATCGAGTTCCTCATGGACGAGAAGGGCCGCTACTACTTCATGGAGATGAACACGCGCATCCAGGTGGAGCACCCGGTGACCGAGCAGGTCTACGGGCTCGACCTCCTGCGCGAGCAGATCCGGCTCGCCGCGGGCGAGCCGCTCGAGCGCACGCAGGAGTCGGTCTTCCCGCGGGGCCACGCCATCGAGTTCCGCGTGAACGCGGAGGACCCCGTCACCTTCGCGCCGTCGCCCGGCAAGATCACCGGCTACCACCAGCCCGGCGGCTACGGGGTGCGCGTCGACACCATGGCGTACGAGCAGTACAAGGTGCAGCCCTACTACGACTCGCTCGTGGCGAAGCTGGTCATCACCGGCGCGAACCGCGAGGTGGCGATGCAGCGCGCCGCGCGGGCGCTGCACGAGTACGTCATCGAGGGCATCAAGACCAACATCGCCTTCCACAAGCGGGTCCTGGCGCACCCGGGCTTCGCCGGCGGTCAGTACGACACGCGCATCGTCGATCAGATCCTGAACCCGCCGGCGCCTCCCGAGATGCCGAAGGCGGCCGCGGGCGGCTAGCCGAGAGCGGCGCCGTGCGCGCCCGCGCGGGCGCGCCGGGGCTGCGCAGATTCCCGAATTCCTATGTGGGTTCGCGGGGGTGGCTCCTTGACCGCCCCCCGGCCTTCCATTACGCTCGACGCCGCCCCTGGGCCCTTCGACGCCGGCGCTGGTGCGCCGCCGCGCACTCGTCCGAGGGCCCCCCCAGCGCAGCGAGATGCCTCGGCCCGATGGCTGTCGACAAGAACAAGATCATCGCCGAGGCGACGAAGCTCGTTCAGAAGGGGGCGTACGACAAGGCGATCAAGGCCTACGAGAAGATCCTGGCGGAGGACGCCAAGGACGTCCGCATCCTCCTCAAGATCGGCGAGCTTCACCAGAAGAAAGGCGACGACAAGGCCGCCGCGGCCGCCTTCCAGAAGGTCGCCGAGACCTACGCCGAGCAGGGCTTCTTCCTCAAGTCCGTCGCCGTCTACAAGCAGATCGTGAAGCTCGACCCGGACGACGTCCGGGCCAACGAGCGGCTCGCGGCCCTGTACCAGCAGCTGGGCCTGATGAGCGACGCCATGGCGCAGCTCCAGACCGTGGCGGCCGCGCACGAGAAGGCCGGCGACCTGGGCCGGCTCACCGAGATCCTCCGGCGCATGGTGGACCTCGACCCGGAGAACATCGCCTCCTCGATCAAGCTCGGCGAGATGCAGGCGCGGGCCGGCCACCCGGCGTCGGCGCTCGAGTGCTTCCGCCGCGCGGCCGACTACCTGAAGCGGAACGGCCGCGCCGACGAGTACCTCAGGGTCGCGGAGCGGATCGCGGTGCTCACGCCGGACGATCACGCGCTCACCCGCGAGCTCGCCCACGTCTACCTGGGGAAGGGCGACACGAAGCGGGCGCTCGCGAAGCTCCAGCTCTGCTTCAAGGTCGACCCGAAGGACGTCGAGACGCTGCAGCTCCTCGCGCAGGCGTTCCGCGACCTCGGCCAGACCGCGAAGACGCTCTCCGTCTGGAAGGAGCTCGCGCGCCTCCACGAGGAGCGGGGCCGCGCCGGCGACGCGCGCGCCGCGTGGCGCAAGGTCCAGGAGCTCGCGCCCGACGACGCGGACGCCGCGGCGGCGCTCGGCGCGGGGTGGGCGCGCTCGCCGGCCCCCGCCCACCCGCCGCCGCCCGCGCACCCGGCGGCGACGCCGCTCGCGTTCGGTCCGGCCTTCGACCCGCCGCCGGTCCCCGGCCGCGTGCCGCAAGGCCCTCCCCCGGGAGCGCGCGTCTCGCCGGCCGTCGTGGCGCCGCCGCCCGCCCCGGCGGGCGTGGCGCCCCCGCCCGCGGGAGGCCCGGCCGGCATCCCGAAGCTCCTCACCGAGACCGACGTCTACGTGAAGTACGGGCTGCACGACAAGGCGCTCGATCACCTGCGCAAGGTGCTCGCGATCGATCCCGACTGCCCGGAGGCGTATGAGCGCATCCGCGACGTCCACGACGCCGCGGGGCGTGCCTCCGACGCCGCCGCGGCGGGCGTCCGCGCGGCGCGCTCGCTCCTCGCGCGCGGCCAGGAGGAGCGTGCCCGCGAGGCGGTGACCCGTCTCGGCCAGCTCTCGCCCGGGCACCCCGAGCTCGCGAGCCTCGCCGCGGCGGCGGGCGGAGGCGCCGACGAGGTGGAGCTGGTGCCCCTCGAGGCCGAGGAGCTCGTCGAGGCGGATCCGGTCGAGGACGACGCGCTCGCGCTGGCCGCCGCCGGCCACGAGGGCGACGACGTCGTCGAGGACGAGCCGGTGGGGCCCGCGCCGGCGCGCGAGGAGCACGCCGGCGTCGAGATCGAGGTCGCCGAGAGCGAGCTGGACGCGGCGGGCGACGCGCTCGCCGAGGCCGCGGCGCTCGCCTCCGCGGCCTCGGAGGAGATCGTCGAGGAGGAGCCTCCGCGGGCCCGCGCCCCCGCACCGGCCGCGTCGGCCCCGCGCCGGGACGGCGCGTCGAGGTCGCCCGCCGGGAGGCCCGCGCCGGCGCAGGCGGCGGCCCCGGCGTGGACTCCCGCGCCCGTCGCGCCGCCGCCGCCCCCGGCGGCCAGGCCTCCCGCTCGCGCCGCCGGCGGGGACGTGCCGGACCTCTCCGACGAGCTCGAGGAGACCGAGTTCTTCCTCCAGCAGGGCCTGCTCGACGACGCGCGCGACGCGCTGCACGCCCTCCTCGCCGCGCACCCGCGCCACCCCGTGCTCGAGGCGCGCCTCGCAGAGGTCGAGCGGCGTGCCGGCCGAGCTGCGCCGGCGGCGGCGCCTTCCGGCGCGCGCGAGACGCGCCCGCTCGAGGTCTCGGGACCGGACGAGAGCTTCGACATCGCGCGCGAGCTCGCGGACGAGCTCGCCGGCGAGGCGCCCCCCACCGTCGACGACGAGTTCCAGTACTCGGTCGAGGACGTCTTCGCGCAGTTCAAGAAGGGCGTCGAGCAGACGGTCCGCCCCGAGGACAGCGCGACGCACTACGACCTCGGCATCGCCTACAAGGAGATGGCGCTCCTCGACGACGCGATCCAGGAGTTCGAGGTCGCGCTGCGCGGCGCGGACAAGCGGCGCGCCATCGACTGCCTCTCGATGGTCGGCCTCTGCCGCATGGCGAAGGGGGAGCCTCGCGAGGCGATCCGCGCCTTCCGCCGCGCGCTCGCGTCCGAGGCGCTGACCAAGGAAGCGGCGAAGGCGATCCAGTACGAGCTCGGCGCGGCCCACGAGGCGGTCGGGGAGGCGGAGGTCGGGCTCTGGTTCCTGCAGCGCGTGGCGAAGCTCGATCCGGCGTTCCGCGAGGTCGGCGCCCGCATCGGCGCGCTCGGGGGCGGACCGGGCCGGCCGCCGGCGGACGCGAGCCGCGGCGCGCGGCCGGCGCAGGCCCCGCGGCCGCCCGCCGGCGTGAAGAAGAACATCGGGTACCTGTAGCAAGGACGCTGCGTGAACTACCTCGAGTACTACGAGCTGTCGCAGGAGCCGTTCTCGAACGCGCCCGTCTCGCGCTTCTACTACTCGTCGGCCCAGCACGCCCAGGCGCTGCTCCGGCTCACGCACGCGGTCTCCGGGATGAAGGGGCTGGCGGTCCTGGTCGGCGACATCGGCGCCGGCAAGACGACGCTCGCGCGCCGCATGCTGGACGCGCTCCCGGAGGAGGAGTACGAGGCGGCGCTCCTCGTCATCATCCACTCCGGCATCACCGCGAGCTGGCTCCTGAAGCGCATCGCGCTGCAGCTCGGGGTGGAGAGCCCGGCGGACGAGAAGCTGGCGCTCCTCTCCCAGCTCTACCAGCGGCTCGTCCGGATCTACGAGCAGGGCAAGAAGGCCGTGGTCCTCATCGACGAGGCCCAGATGCTCGCCACGCGCGAGATCATGGAGGAGTTCCGCGGCCTGCTGAACCTCGAGGTCCCGGAGCGGAAGCTCCTCTCGTTCGTGTTCTTCGGCCTGCCGGAGATCGAGCAGAACCTGAAGCTCGACCCGCCCCTCGCCCAGCGGGTCGCCCTCAAGTACCGGCTCGAGCCCCTCTCCGCGGAGGCCACCGGGGCGTACGTCCGACATCGGCTCCGGCTGGCGGGGGCGCCGCGCGTCCCGTTCACTCCGGGCGCGGTCGCGCGCATCCACGCCTACACGCGCGGCACGCCGCGACTCATCAACACCTTGTGCGACAACGCGCTCTTCGAGGGCTTCGTCGCGCGGGCCCGGGAGCTCGACGAGGGGTTCGTCGATCGCGTGGCGCGCGATCTCGGTATCGACCTCCCGGCCTCGGACGCCCGCCCGCCGGAGCCCCCGGCGCGGCTCGACCTCGCCGAGATCGATCGCTACCTCGAGTCGCTGAAGTAGCCGCCGCCCGCTTGGCCGCGCGCGCACGCCGGTGGAGAATCCAGGCAGGTGAAGAAGCGCACCGTCGCCCTGGCGTTCCTCGCGCTGATCGTGGCCCTCGTGGGCGGCACGATCGCGGCCCTGCGCACGCGCTGGGCGGCGGAGCTCACCTGCGAGCTCGCGGTCGGGCGCGTCGAGCGCGCGACGGGGCTCGAGCTCGCGGTCGCCGCCTGCCGGATCCGCCCGCTCGCGCTGGAGCTGGAGGCGGAGGGGGTGCGGCTCGGGCCGGCCGAGGCGCCGCTCTTCACGGCCGACGCGCTCTCCGCGCGGCTCGCGCCCATCCAGGCGCTCGGCCGCCAGCTCCACCTCCGCGAGCTGCGCCTCGTCCGGCCCCGGCTGGTGATCCCTCCCCGCCAGGCGACGCCCGGCGGCGCGGGCGGGCCCGCCTGTCCGCCGGCGCTCCTGTCGCGCTTCGAGGTACGCCACCTGGACGTCGAGGCGGGCTCCCTGGACGTGGCGTTCGGGGCGGGCCGCCGCGTCGTCGTCGACCGGCTCGACGTGCGCTCCAGGCCGCCCGCGCGATCGCTCCGCTCCCTGGGGACGCCGCTCCGGCGCGCGCGCGTCGAGCTCGCCGCCGGGCCGGTCCGGCTCTCGGAGCCGGGACGGGCCCTCGCCGTGTCGGCGCTCTCCGCGGACGTCGAGGTCGCGCTGGATCTCTCGAGCGCCGTGCTGCACGGCGCCGAGGCCGCGCTCGGGGGCGTGCGCGTCGCGGCGCGCGGGGAGGTGCGCGACCTCTGCGATCCCACGCTGGACCTCGCCGCGACCGCGCACGGCCGGGTCGCGGACGCGCTCGCGCTCGCGGGGATCACGGCGGACGCGGAGGGCAGCGCCGAGGTGGTCGTGCAGCTGCGCGGCGCCGCGCGGGCGCCGCAGGCGACCGCCACGGCGGCGTGGTCCGGCGTTCGGATCGGGGCTCAGCGCGCCGGCGACGGTCAGGCGAGCCTCCGGCTCGCGCCGGGCGAGCTCGTCGTCGAGCGGCTGGAGGTCCCGCTCGACGAGGGGAGGGCGGTGGCGCGCGGCACCGTAGGGCTGGTGCGCGGAGCGCCCGTCGTGGCGGAGGTGGAGCTCCACGGCGCGGAGCTCGCGGAGGTGCTGGACCGCCTCGGCGTGCGCGACCCATGGGTGAGCCTCAAGCTCGACGGCCGCGCCGCCGTCTCCGGCACGCTCTGGCCGCCGGCGCTCGCGGGGGAGCTCGCGACGGAGCTGCGCGAGCTGCGGGCGCTCACCCGTCCGTATCGCGAGGCGAAGGGCGATCCCGGGGTCGTCGCGTTCGGGCGGGGCCGGCTCGAGTCGGCCGTCCGCGTCGACCGCGAGGGGCTCTTCTTCGACGGCGGGCGGCTTTCGGTGGGCCGCGGGACGCTCGCGGCCGACGCCGCCGTCCACTTCTCGGAGGCGGGCGGCTTCTCGGTGCAGGCGCGCGGCGAGGCGGACCTGGACGCCCTCGGCCGTGTCGCCGAGATCCCGTGGTCCGGCCTCGCACGCGTCGAGGCGACCATCGCCGCCGCGCCCTACGGCAACCCGCACGTCGCCGGCCGGGCGCGCGTGGACCGCTTCCGGTTCCTCGACGTCGACCTGGGGAACGTCAGCTCGGACTTCCGCTACGACGACTTCCTGCTCCGCCTCTCCCGCGCCGAGGGTCTCCGCAACGTGTCCCGCTGGCGGGGCGAGGGGATCGTGGATCTCGAGCGCACCCCGGCGCACGTCGTCTCCTCGCGCTTCGAGGCGAAGGGTCGGATCCGGGACCTGCTCGACGCCGTCCGCGACTGGCTCCCCCGCACGCGCTGGATGCGCGACGTCGTCGACGGCGACGTCGAGGTGTCGGGCACCGCCAACGGGCCCGCCGACGCGGTGGACGCCGAGTTCGAGGCGCGGCTCGGGGCGGGGACGATCTACGGCCGGCGGTACGACTCGGGCCGCGCGGAGGGGCGCATCCACCGTGGCGTCGAGACGCGGCTCGACCGCGCGGAGGTGCGCCGCGGCACCGGCGTGGTCCGCGCGAGCGGGACCTGGAGCGCGCTGCCGCCGTTCCCGTGGGACGTCGGCGTCACCTTCTCCGGCGTGCCGCTCGAGGCGCTCGAGCTCTCCAGCGGACAGTGGGCGGGCACCGTCGCCGGCACGGCGAAGCTCGACGGCTCCGTCGACCACCCCCGCGTGCGCTTCGCCGCGAGCGGCGACGCGGTGCACGCCGCCGGCGTCGGGGTCGGCACCGTGCAGGTCGGCGGCACGCTCGACGGCGAGCGGCTCGTCGTGACGGGCGGGGCGGACGGCGTCTCGTTCGAGGGGGAGGCCACGCTGGCCGGGCGCATGCCGTTCCGCGCCCGCGCCCGGCTGGCGATGCACGACGTGTCCCGGCTCCTGCCCGAGGGCGCGCCAGCGGGCCTCCGCGCGCGGGTCGCGGGGGAGGGGAGCGCGGAGGGCGAGCTCGCGGACCTCTCGCACGCCCGCGCGCGCGTGCGACTCGACGAGGTGCAGGTCGGGTACGCCGACTTCCGGGTGCAGTCGGCCCAGCCCGCGGTGCTGGAGCTGGATCGGGGACGTGTCGAGGTGCAGGGGCTCGTGCTGCGCGGCGCGAACACCGAGCTCGCCCTCTCGGGCGCGCGCGCCGCGTCCGGGCAGCTCGACGTGTCGGCGCGCGGGAACCTCGACCTGCGCCTGCTCGGCGGGCTCGCGCCGACGCTGCGCCGCCCGGCGGGGCGGCTCACCCTCGAGGCGCACGTCGGCGGCACCGCCGAGGAGCCGGTCCTCGTCGGGGCTGGGCGCCTGGCGGACGCCGGGTTCGAGCTGCGCGACGTGACGCTCGCCCTGACCGGGCTGCGGGGGGACCTCGCCTTCTCGCAGAACCGCGTGCTGTTCGAGGGGCTGGAGGGGGCGGTGAACGGCGGGCGCGCCCGGCTCGAGGGGGAGGTGGAGCTCGCCTCGTTCCGCCCGTCGCGCCTGCGGGTGGAGGCGAAGCTGGACGAGATCCCGGTGGCGATCCCCGCCTACCTGCCCGCCACGCTCTCGGGCCGCCTCGAGGCGGTGGGCACCCCGCAGGCGACGACCGTCACCGGTCGCGTCCACGTCGTGCGCGCCCGCTACACCGCCGACGTGGACCTCGAGCGCAGCCTGCTGGAGGTGCGGCGGCGGGCGGTGGCGCCGCCCCGCGCCTACGACCACGCGGGGGAGTGGCTCCGCTTCGACGTCCAGCTCGCGGTGGACGGCGACGTGCGCATCGAGAACGATCTCGTCCGCGGGCCGCTCTCGGGCGAGCTGACCCTCACGGGCTCGCTCGCGGCGCCCGGCCTCGTCGGGACGCTCGCGATGGCGGAGGGGAGCCGCGCGATCTTCCGCGGGAACGAGTTCCAGCTCACGCACGCGGTCCTGGAGCTCACCGATCGCAACCGGATCGCGCTCGCGCTCGACTTCCACGGCGAGTCGCAGGTGCGGGACTACCAGGTCTACATGCACGTGTTCGGGCCCTTGAGCGACCCGCAGATCACGCTCACCAGCGCGCCGGCGCTCGCGCAGCCCGACATCATCACGCTGCTCTCGCTCGGGTTCACGCGCCGCGACGCCGCGGCGGGGGCGGGCGTGGGCGGGGTGGCCACCGCCGCCGCCGCGCAGGCGCTCTTCTCGGCCTCTGGCCTGGACGAGCAGGTGAAGCGCTTCCTCCCCCGCGGCGGCGTGGTGCGCGATCTCTCCGTCCGCATCACGAGCGCCTACTCGGAGGGGAGCGGCCAGGTGGAGCCGCGCGCCGAGTTCGAGTCCTGGTTCCTGCGCGACAGGCTGCGCCTCCGCTACCAGGCGCCGCTCGCCGGCGCGCGGGGCCAGAAGGCCCAGGCCGAGCTCCGGCTCGGTAACCATACGGCGGTGCAGTACCAGTGGGACAACGACAACCCCGACGTGGCCACCGGCGATCACGGCGTGGACCTGAAGCTGCGGTGGGAATGGACGGACGACTGATGCTGCGGCGCACGATCCCGGGCCTGCGTCCCTCGGCTCCGGCTGTGCTGCGCACGTCCTACGCTCGGGATGAGCGGGCGACGTCCTGGCTCCCTGCGCCTGCGGCCCTGGACTCGAGCCTGCCCGGGCTTGGTCGAGGGACGGTCTCCTGCGCCTCGCGCCCGCTCGCGCGCCGCTCCGTCCGCGCGCGGTGGCTCGCCGCCCTGCTCGCCGCGCTCCTCGCCTGCGCCGCCCTCCCCGCGGCCGCGCAGGAGCCCCCGCCGCGCGTCGTCGGCGTCGAGCTGCGCGTCCCCGAACGCGAGGATCGCGTCGCGCTCGCCGCCCTCGTGGACGTGGCGCCGGGAGAGACGCTCTCCCGCCGCGCGCTCCGCCGCACCGTGCAGCGGCTCTACCAGACCGGGCGGTTCCGCAACGTCGTGGTCCGCGCCGCGCCCGCCGCCCCGCCGCCCGGCCAGTCCGGTGCGTGGGTCTCGCTCGTCGTCGAGGCGCTCCCCGTCCGCCTGCTGGCGACCCTCGAGCTCCGCCTGGAGGGCGCGCCGGTGCTCGACGCCGACCAGGTGCGCGCCGCCGCGCGGCTCCCGACCGGCGAGCCGTTCGACGATCCGGACCTGGAGGCCGCCGCCGCGCGGGTCGCGGCCGTGCTCGCGCGCCGCGGCTACCGGGAGGCGGTCGTGGAGGCGCGCGAGGTGCGCGACGGCGCCGTCGAGCTCCGCGTCGTGCCGGGCGAGCCGGTGCGCATCCGCTCGGTGCGCCTCGCGGGCTCCGGCGAGGCGCCGCGGCTCACCGCCGCCCTCCGCTCGCGCGCAGGCGCGCCGCTCGACGAGGACGTCCTCGCCGCGGACGTGCGCGCGGCCCGCGCCGCGCTGCACGCGAGCGGGTATCGCCGCGCGCGGGTGGGCGCGCCGGAGATCCGGCTCGAGGGGCGGCTCGCGGACGTGGAGCTGCCCGTCGACGCGGGCCCGCGCCTCGCGTTCCTCTTCCGCGGCAACGGGCGGATCGCGGCCGCGGTGTTGACGCGGCAGCTGGGGTTCGAGGACGGCCAGCCCGTCGACGCGCCGGCCATCGCCGCCGCCGCGGAGCGCATCCGCGCCTTCTACCGCGCCCGCGGGTTCGCGACGGCGCGGGTGGAGGTGGAGGAGGTGCGGCGCGGCCGCGTCGCGGCGGTGGTCTTCCACGTCGAGGAGGGGCGCCGCTACCGCCTGGAAGAGGTGCGGCTGGAGGGAGTGGAGCAGCGAGACGCGACGACCCTGCGCGCGCAGCTCGCCGCGATCCTCGACGAGGAGGGCGGGAGACGTGACGACGGGGCGATGGACCGCGCGCGCGCGCTGATCGTCTCGATCCCCGGCGTGCGGCCGCCCCCCGCGCCCCCGGCGGCGCTCCCGCCCAGCGAGGTGTGGGACGAGGCCGCCTGGGCGCGCGCCGCGGAGCGGATCGTGGACGACTACCGCGCGGCGGGCTGGCTCGAGGCGGTGTACCTCGGCGCCTCCGTGTCGCTCGACGCCCGGCGGCGCGCCGCGGACGTGACGGTCCGCTTCCGGGAGGGTCCCCGCACGCACGTGGAGGCGATCTCGTTCGAGGGGAACCGCGTGCTCTCGCTCGCCGAGCTCGCACGCGAGTCGCGGCTCGCGCCGGGCGATCCCCTCGTCTTCGAGCGCATCGAGGAGACCCGCTCGGCGATCCTGCGCCGCTACCTCGCGCGCGGCCACCTCTACGCTCGCGTCGACGCGCGCGAGCAGATCGAGCCCGGGCTCCACACGGTGGCGATCCGGTTCGTCGTGGACGAGGGGCCGCAGGTGCGGATCGGGCGCGTCCAGCTGTCGGGCAACCGCCGGACCCGCGAGGAGGTCGTGCGGGGGGCGCTCGCGTTCGCCGAGGGCGACCTGTACGACCCGGACGCGATCGCGAAGAGCCAGGCGGCCCTCCTGCGCCTGGGCGTCTTCCGCTCGGTGTCGATCCGCGTCCAGGAGCCGGAGGCGCCGCACGAGACGAAGGACCTCGCGGTGGAGCTCACCGAGCGGCCGTGGGCCACGCTCGCGCAGGGCGTCGGCTTCTCGATCGCCGACGGTCCGCGCGCGTTCGTCGAGTACGGCGAGCCGAACATCCTCGGCCGG includes:
- the accB gene encoding acetyl-CoA carboxylase biotin carboxyl carrier protein; protein product: MATRPLKQQPHVAQEPARTSDTAAGQGFSMEDVKKLVALVEKSDVTHIAWQRGVEKVVIRRGAVAAPAPAAAHPAPALHAAPVAAPVPAPAAALAPAGAKPEAKSDKPGTIVSSPFVGTFYRAPSPDSPPFVEVGQKVKKGQTLCIVEAMKLMNEIESEVDGTVAEIFVQNATPVEFGEQLFRVVPG
- the accC gene encoding acetyl-CoA carboxylase biotin carboxylase subunit is translated as MFKKVLVANRGEIALRVIRACRELGVSTVAVHSTADAESLHVRFADEAICIGPPQSRDSYLNVRALLSAADVTGADAIHPGYGFLSENAEFAEMVTTMNLKFIGPRPEMIRLMGNKVAAREAAEKAGLPLLPGARGKLRDAEEAERIAEEVGYPVILKAAAGGGGRGMKICRERGQIRQLFETASNEALSAFGDGSMYLERYVEMPRHIELQIVADEHGRVIHLGERECSVQRRHQKLIEESPSPAVTPELRREMGEVALSAMRNIGYNNVGTIEFLMDEKGRYYFMEMNTRIQVEHPVTEQVYGLDLLREQIRLAAGEPLERTQESVFPRGHAIEFRVNAEDPVTFAPSPGKITGYHQPGGYGVRVDTMAYEQYKVQPYYDSLVAKLVITGANREVAMQRAARALHEYVIEGIKTNIAFHKRVLAHPGFAGGQYDTRIVDQILNPPAPPEMPKAAAGG
- a CDS encoding ExeA family protein; amino-acid sequence: MNYLEYYELSQEPFSNAPVSRFYYSSAQHAQALLRLTHAVSGMKGLAVLVGDIGAGKTTLARRMLDALPEEEYEAALLVIIHSGITASWLLKRIALQLGVESPADEKLALLSQLYQRLVRIYEQGKKAVVLIDEAQMLATREIMEEFRGLLNLEVPERKLLSFVFFGLPEIEQNLKLDPPLAQRVALKYRLEPLSAEATGAYVRHRLRLAGAPRVPFTPGAVARIHAYTRGTPRLINTLCDNALFEGFVARARELDEGFVDRVARDLGIDLPASDARPPEPPARLDLAEIDRYLESLK
- a CDS encoding tetratricopeptide repeat protein encodes the protein MAVDKNKIIAEATKLVQKGAYDKAIKAYEKILAEDAKDVRILLKIGELHQKKGDDKAAAAAFQKVAETYAEQGFFLKSVAVYKQIVKLDPDDVRANERLAALYQQLGLMSDAMAQLQTVAAAHEKAGDLGRLTEILRRMVDLDPENIASSIKLGEMQARAGHPASALECFRRAADYLKRNGRADEYLRVAERIAVLTPDDHALTRELAHVYLGKGDTKRALAKLQLCFKVDPKDVETLQLLAQAFRDLGQTAKTLSVWKELARLHEERGRAGDARAAWRKVQELAPDDADAAAALGAGWARSPAPAHPPPPAHPAATPLAFGPAFDPPPVPGRVPQGPPPGARVSPAVVAPPPAPAGVAPPPAGGPAGIPKLLTETDVYVKYGLHDKALDHLRKVLAIDPDCPEAYERIRDVHDAAGRASDAAAAGVRAARSLLARGQEERAREAVTRLGQLSPGHPELASLAAAAGGGADEVELVPLEAEELVEADPVEDDALALAAAGHEGDDVVEDEPVGPAPAREEHAGVEIEVAESELDAAGDALAEAAALASAASEEIVEEEPPRARAPAPAASAPRRDGASRSPAGRPAPAQAAAPAWTPAPVAPPPPPAARPPARAAGGDVPDLSDELEETEFFLQQGLLDDARDALHALLAAHPRHPVLEARLAEVERRAGRAAPAAAPSGARETRPLEVSGPDESFDIARELADELAGEAPPTVDDEFQYSVEDVFAQFKKGVEQTVRPEDSATHYDLGIAYKEMALLDDAIQEFEVALRGADKRRAIDCLSMVGLCRMAKGEPREAIRAFRRALASEALTKEAAKAIQYELGAAHEAVGEAEVGLWFLQRVAKLDPAFREVGARIGALGGGPGRPPADASRGARPAQAPRPPAGVKKNIGYL
- the efp gene encoding elongation factor P → MAETLDTSAFRRGLKIEIDREPWEIIEFQHVKPGKGSAFVRTRIKNLITGRTIEKTFKSGDVVGKPDIDEKEMQFLYREGDHFNFMDNKTYDQTFLTEEQMGEARNFIKDNTTTHILFFNGKAIGVTLPNAMDLKVVKCDPGIRGDTVSGATKPATLETGYVVNVPLFINEGEILRIDTRTGEYLTRVAG